One part of the Musa acuminata AAA Group cultivar baxijiao chromosome BXJ1-5, Cavendish_Baxijiao_AAA, whole genome shotgun sequence genome encodes these proteins:
- the LOC135674629 gene encoding soluble inorganic pyrophosphatase-like isoform X1: protein MGWISTINNGNVEGRGAASRPLLTSRQRPARRGEPDPPSYKAPPPTTSLSVSHWRRHPSEPRPSLADPFRVLISSASRNMSEGDETASTENHAAPQLNERILSSMSRRSVAAHPWHDLEIGPGAPGVFNVVVEITKGSKVKYELDKKTGLIKVDRILYSSVVYPHNYGFIPRTLCEDSDPLDVLVLMQEPVLPGCFLRARAIGLMPMIDQGEKDDKIIAVCADDPEYRHFNDLNELSPHRLNEIRRFFEDYKKNENKEVAVNEFLPANTAREAIQHSMDLYAQYILHTLRR from the exons ATGGGTTGGATCTCAACCATAAATAACGGAAATGTTGAAGGACGAGGCGCAGCCTCCCGCCCTCTCCTCACGTCACGCCAGCGACCCGCTCGGCGCGGCGAACCCGATCCGCCATCCTATAAAGCCCCTCCCCCCACAACCTCCCTCTCAGTCTCTCACTGGCGAAGGCATCCTTCGGAGCCGCGACCATCTCTTGCCGACCCCTTTAGGGTTTTGATTTCTTCCGCCTCGAG AAATATGAGTGAAGGGGATGAGACTGCATCAACAGAGAATCACGCAGCTCCACAGCTGAATGAAAGGATTCTATCATCTATGTCAAGGAGATCAGTAGCTGCACATCCTTGGCATGATCTTGAAATAG GTCCCGGTGCTCCTGGTGTGTTCAATGTT GTGGTGGAGATTACCAAAGGAAGTAAAGTTAAATACGAACTTGACAAGAAGACAGGGCTAATTAAG GTGGATCGGATCCTGTACTCATCAGTAGTCTACCCTCATAATTATGGTTTCATTCCTCGCACACTTTGTGAAGACAGTGACCCACTGGATGTTTTGGTTCTGATGCAG GAACCAGTTCTACCTGGATGCTTTCTACGAGCCAGGGCCATTGGTCTCATGCCTATGATTGATCAG GGGGAGAAAGATGATAAGATCATTGCAGTTTGTGCTGATGATCCTGAGTATCGTCACTTCAATGACCTCAATGAGTTGTCCCCTCATCGTCTTAATGAGATTCGGCGCTTCTTTGAAGACT ACAAAAAAAATGAGAACAAAGAGGTTGCAGTCAATGAATTCTTGCCTGCAAACACTGCTCGAGAAGCCATCCAACACTCAAT GGATCTTTATGCTCAGTATATCCTGCATACCTTGAGGCGGTAG
- the LOC135674627 gene encoding S-adenosylmethionine synthase 1 isoform X2 has protein sequence MDTFLFTSESVNEGHPDKLCDQVSDAILDACLEQDPESKVACETCTKTNMVMVFGEITTKAKVNYEKIVRDTCRGIGFVSADVGLDADRCKVLVNIEEQSPDIAQGVHGHLTKKPEEIGAGDQGHMFGYATDETAELMPLTHVLATKIGARLTEVRKNKTCPWVRPDGKTQVTVEYRNDGGAMVPVRVHTVLISTQHDESVTNEQIAADLKEHVIKPVIPAKYIDDRTIFHLNPSGRFVIGGPHGDAGLTGRKIIIDTYGGWGAHGGGAFSGKDPTKVDRSGAYIARQAAKSVVASGLARRCIVQISYAIGVPEPLSVFVDTYKTGKIADQDILVLIKENFDFRPGMIAINLDLKRGGNLRYQKTAAYGHFGRDDPDFTWEKAKVLKANKA, from the coding sequence ATGGATACGTTTCTGTTCACTTCGGAGTCCGTCAATGAGGGCCACCCCGACAAGCTCTGCGACCAAGTCTCCGACGCCATACTCGATGCCTGCTTGGAACAGGACCCGGAGAGCAAGGTGGCCTGCGAGACCTGCACCAAAACGAACATGGTCATGGTGTTCGGTGAGATCACCACCAAGGCCAAGGTCAACTACGAGAAGATCGTGCGCGATACCTGCCGCGGCATCGGTTTCGTCTCCGCGGACGTCGGCCTCGACGCCGACCGCTGCAAGGTGCTGGTCAACATCGAGGAGCAGAGCCCCGACATCGCCCAGGGCGTGCACGGGCACCTGACGAAGAAGCCGGAGGAGATCGGCGCCGGTGACCAGGGCCACATGTTCGGATACGCCACGGACGAGACCGCGGAGCTGATGCCGCTGACCCACGTCCTGGCCACCAAGATCGGCGCGCGGCTCACGGAGGTGCGCAAGAACAAGACCTGCCCGTGGGTCAGGCCGGACGGGAAGACGCAGGTGACCGTCGAGTACCGGAACGATGGCGGCGCCATGGTGCCCGTCCGGGTGCACACCGTCCTCATCTCCACCCAGCATGACGAGTCGGTCACCAACGAGCAAATCGCCGCCGACCTGAAAGAGCACGTCATCAAACCGGTCATCCCTGCCAAGTACATCGACGACCGGACCATCTTCCACCTGAACCCGTCGGGCCGATTCGTCATAGGCGGGCCTCACGGCGACGCAGGCCTGACAGGAAGAAAGATCATCATCGACACCTACGGCGGGTGGGGCGCGCACGGCGGCGGCGCGTTCTCGGGGAAGGATCCGACCAAGGTGGACCGCAGCGGCGCCTACATCGCGAGGCAGGCCGCCAAGAGCGTGGTGGCTTCTGGGCTGGCCCGGAGGTGCATCGTGCAGATCTCATACGCCATCGGCGTGCCGGAGCCGCTGTCGGTGTTCGTGGACACCTACAAGACAGGGAAGATAGCCGATCAAGATATACTGGTACTGATCAAGGAGAACTTCGACTTCAGGCCGGGGATGATCGCCATCAACCTCGACCTGAAGAGGGGTGGCAACTTGAGGTACCAGAAGACTGCGGCCTATGGGCATTTTGGCCGTGACGATCCTGACTTCACGTGGGAGAAGGCGAAGGTTCTGAAGGCGAACAAGGCCTGA
- the LOC135674631 gene encoding pentatricopeptide repeat-containing protein At2g20540-like, whose product MRIPTRAAREMEDHIMPMLRSCPCFAELKRVHARIVVSALSQSCYLATQIISVCSAGGRLEYAALVFDHVEEPNAFLYNEMIRSYAKNSHFLEAIGLYKQMVRQDHVFADGFTYPFVIKACAGLPVLHLGRQVHARVSKSGLSSNSIIQNSLIEMYTKCDDLVDAHCLFDEMAERDVISWNMMITAHARSGQMRKARALFDTMPKRSVVSWTALISGYTSIGCYSDAIKVFHRMQSEGLEPDDISIVSVLPACAHLGALELGKWIHAFCNKRKLLEKTFIRNALMEMYAKCGSIDQAHQLFEDMRDRDVISWSTMIGGLATHGRALDAIELFVEMEEEKDKRVRPNCITFLGLLSACSHAGLVDEGLWYFESMKKVYGLDPDIEHYGCMVDLLSRAGCIRRAVELVDGMPFPPDVSIWGSLLCACRIHGDVETAVKATERLLELEPEDTGNYVMLSNIYAAAGRWDGVAKMRKLVRSRKMKKTPGCSSIEVDNAVHEFIAGDETNPHFVDVCQMLDLLASELTRSPRSTAERTNSVDLCQEEEEEEVFYS is encoded by the coding sequence ATGAGGATTCCCACCCGGGCTGCCAGAGAAATGGAAGACCACATCATGCCGATGCTAAGGAGCTGCCCCTGTTTCGCGGAACTGAAGAGAGTCCACGCTCGCATTGTGGTCTCTGCCCTCTCCCAAAGTTGCTACCTTGCGACTCAGATCATAAGCGTTTGCAGTGCCGGTGGAAGGTTGGAATACGCCGCTCTGGTCTTCGACCATGTCGAGGAACCGAATGCGTTCTTGTACAATGAAATGATCAGAAGTTACGCCAAGAACAGCCATTTCCTCGAAGCGATCGGCCTGTACAAGCAAATGGTGCGGCAGGATCACGTCTTTGCGGATGGGTTCACCTATCCTTTTGTGATCAAGGCCTGCGCTGGGCTGCCGGTGCTTCATCTCGGAAGGCAAGTTCACGCCCGTGTTTCCAAGTCTGGGTTGAGCTCCAATTCTATCATCCAGAACTCGTTGATAGAGATGTACACCAAATGTGACGATTTGGTCGATGCACACTGCTTGTTCGACGAAATGGCGGAGAGAGATGTGATTTCGTGGAACATGATGATTACGGCACATGCTAGATCGGGGCAGATGAGGAAAGCTCGAGCTCTGTTCGACACAATGCCCAAAAGATCGGTGGTCTCTTGGACCGCGTTGATCTCTGGTTACACCTCCATCGGCTGCTACTCCGACGCCATTAAGGTGTTTCATAGGATGCAGTCGGAAGGGTTAGAGCCCGACGACATCAGCATCGTGTCGGTGTTGCCGGCATGCGCTCACCTGGGAGCTCTGGAGCTGGGCAAGTGGATACACGCCTTCTGTAACAAGCGCAAGTTGCTCGAGAAGACCTTCATCCGCAATGCGCTCATGGAGATGTATGCTAAATGCGGCAGCATCGACCAAGCCCATCAGCTGTTCGAGGATATGCGCGATAGGGATGTGATATCGTGGAGCACGATGATCGGCGGGCTCGCAACGCACGGGAGGGCACTTGATGCGATCGAGCTGTTCGTGGaaatggaggaggagaaggataaGAGGGTGAGGCCAAATTGCATCACATTTCTCGGACTCCTATCGGCCTGTTCTCATGCCGGGCTGGTAGACGAGGGGCTGTGGTACTTTGAATCGATGAAGAAGGTTTACGGTCTCGATCCAGACATCGAGCACTACGGTTGCATGGTGGATCTCCTTAGTCGAGCAGGCTGCATCCGTCGCGCGGTGGAGCTCGTAGATGGGATGCCGTTCCCACCGGATGTCAGCATCTGGGGGTCTTTGCTCTGTGCTTGTAGAATCCATGGCGACGTGGAAACGGCTGTGAAGGCGACAGAGCGACTTCTTGAGCTCGAGCCAGAGGACACCGGCAACTACGTGATGCTGTCGAACATCTACGCTGCTGCCGGGAGGTGGGATGGTGTGGCCAAGATGAGGAAACTGGTGAGGAGTAGGAAGATGAAGAAGACGCCAGGGTGCAGCTCGATTGAGGTGGACAATGCTGTTCACGAATTTATTGCTGGAGATGAAACAAATCCACATTTTGTTGACGTATGTCAGATGCTTGACTTGTTGGCATCGGAGCTCACGAGATCTCCAAGATCAACAGCAGAACGGACGAATTCTGTAGATTTgtgtcaagaagaagaagaagaagaagttttttaTAGCTGA
- the LOC135674628 gene encoding sm-like protein LSM3B: MASEEESTVKEPLDLIRLSLDERIYVKLRSDRELRGKLHAYDQHLNMILGDVEEIITSVEIDDETYEEIVRTTRRTVPFLFVRGDGVILVSPPLRTA, encoded by the exons ATGGCGAGCGAAGAGGAGAGCACGGTGAAAGAGCCTCTCGATCTCATCAGGCTCAGCCTCGACGAGCGCATCTACGTCAAGCTCCGCTCCGACCGCGAGCTACGAGGAAAACTTCAC GCTTATGACCAACATTTGAACATGATACTCGGGGATGTTGAAGAGATAATAACTTCTGTGGAAATTGATGATGAGACTTATGAAGAGATTGTTCGC ACCACGAGACGAACTGTGCCATTTCTTTTTGTCCGAGGTGATGGAGTCATTCTAGTTTCTCCACCTCTTAGGACCGCATGA
- the LOC135674629 gene encoding soluble inorganic pyrophosphatase-like isoform X2, translating into MSEGDETASTENHAAPQLNERILSSMSRRSVAAHPWHDLEIGPGAPGVFNVVVEITKGSKVKYELDKKTGLIKVDRILYSSVVYPHNYGFIPRTLCEDSDPLDVLVLMQEPVLPGCFLRARAIGLMPMIDQGEKDDKIIAVCADDPEYRHFNDLNELSPHRLNEIRRFFEDYKKNENKEVAVNEFLPANTAREAIQHSMDLYAQYILHTLRR; encoded by the exons ATGAGTGAAGGGGATGAGACTGCATCAACAGAGAATCACGCAGCTCCACAGCTGAATGAAAGGATTCTATCATCTATGTCAAGGAGATCAGTAGCTGCACATCCTTGGCATGATCTTGAAATAG GTCCCGGTGCTCCTGGTGTGTTCAATGTT GTGGTGGAGATTACCAAAGGAAGTAAAGTTAAATACGAACTTGACAAGAAGACAGGGCTAATTAAG GTGGATCGGATCCTGTACTCATCAGTAGTCTACCCTCATAATTATGGTTTCATTCCTCGCACACTTTGTGAAGACAGTGACCCACTGGATGTTTTGGTTCTGATGCAG GAACCAGTTCTACCTGGATGCTTTCTACGAGCCAGGGCCATTGGTCTCATGCCTATGATTGATCAG GGGGAGAAAGATGATAAGATCATTGCAGTTTGTGCTGATGATCCTGAGTATCGTCACTTCAATGACCTCAATGAGTTGTCCCCTCATCGTCTTAATGAGATTCGGCGCTTCTTTGAAGACT ACAAAAAAAATGAGAACAAAGAGGTTGCAGTCAATGAATTCTTGCCTGCAAACACTGCTCGAGAAGCCATCCAACACTCAAT GGATCTTTATGCTCAGTATATCCTGCATACCTTGAGGCGGTAG
- the LOC135674626 gene encoding magnesium transporter MRS2-F-like, with amino-acid sequence MRSPKQGMEDDLHHRATPTAAAGRRKGSVNREWLVVSDSGRSYHEEVGKHSIMRRTGLPARDLRVLDPLLSYPSTILGRERAIVINLEHIKAIITATEVLVPNSKDPLVAPFVQDLQSRVASSFGAPQHEAAETSDLDEEAIRRSPSCWPSFPSQGMTATHGADISKHNGSLTGDLPEGGHSPGLDVNGDGSTKVLPFEFRALEVCLESACRCLESETLTLEQEAYPALDELTSKISTLNLERVRQIKSRLVAISGRVQKVRDELEHLLDDDMDMAEMYLTDKLANQRVGEISSRVNLENDASEQDDDGDDEFRVETDSSHESLGVFKPNIEELEMLLEAYFVQIDGTLNKLSHLREYVDDTEDYINIMLDEKQNQLLQMGVMLSTATVVTTAGVVVVGLFGMNIGIDLYNAPYRKFWETTLGTIIGCVILYVLAIGFGKKSGLLQ; translated from the exons ATGAGATCGCCGAAGCAGGGGATGGAGGATGACCTCCACCACCGCGCTACTCCGACGGCTGCGGCGGGGAGGCGGAAGGGCAGCGTGAATCGGGAGTGGCTGGTGGTGTCGGACTCCGGCAGGTCGTACCACGAGGAGGTGGGGAAGCACTCCATCATGCGGCGGACGGGGCTCCCAGCCCGCGACCTGCGGGTCCTCGATCCTCTCCTCTCCTACCCGTCCACCATCCTCGGCAGGGAGAGGGCCATCGTCATCAATCTGGAGCATATCAAGGCCATCATCACCGCCACCGAGGTCCTCGTGCCCAACTCAAAGGACCCCTTGGTCGCCCCTTTTGTTCAGGATCTCCAGTCCCGGGTCGCCAGTTCCTTCGGCGCCCCTCAGCATGAG GCTGCAGAGACTAGTGATTTGGATGAGGAGGCTATAAGAAGGTCTCCGTCATGCTGGCCCTCGTTTCCTAGTCAAGGCATGACAGCAACACATGGAGCCGATATATCTAAACACAATGGTTCCTTGACTGGTGATCTGCCAGAAGGCGGCCATAGTCCTGGATTAGATGTCAACGGCGATGGGAGCACCAAGGTGCTCCCTTTTGAGTTCAGAGCACTTGAAGTCTGTCTTGAGTCTGCCTGCCGGTGCCTTGAGTCAGAG ACACTAACCTTGGAACAAGAGGCATATCCAGCTTTAGATGAATTGACTTCAAAAATCAGCACACTTAACCTTGAGCGTGTCAGGCAAATCAAGAGTCGCTTGGTGGCAATATCTGGACGTGTGCAGAAG GTGAGGGATGAACTTGAACATCTACTAGATGATGACATGGACATGGCTGAGATGTACCTAACAGATAAGCTTGCTAATCAGCGAGTTGGTGAAATTTCATCAAGAGTTAACTTGGAGAATGATGCATCTGAGCAGGATGATGATGG GGATGATGAGTTCAGAGTTGAGACAGATAGCAGCCATGAAAGTTTAGGAGTCTTCAAGCCTAATATTGAGGAGTTAGAGATGCTTTTGGAAGCTTACTTTGTGCAGATtgatggcactcttaacaagctaTCTCAT TTGAGGGAGTATGTGGATGACACTGAAGACTATATCAACATTATGCTGGATGAAAAGCAGAATCAGCTGCTGCAAATGGGAGTCATGCTGAGCACTGCAACGGTGGTGACCACGGCTGGTGTCGTGGTTGTAGGTCTCTTCGGTATGAACATCGGCATCGATCTCTACAACGCGCCCTACCGCAAATTCTGGGAGACAACTCTGGGCACCATCATCGGCTGCGTGATCCTCTATGTTCTAGCAATTGGGTTTGGGAAGAAGAGTGGGCTGCTCCAGTGA
- the LOC135674627 gene encoding S-adenosylmethionine synthase 3 isoform X1, with amino-acid sequence MADDCVYNVQMDTFLFTSESVNEGHPDKLCDQVSDAILDACLEQDPESKVACETCTKTNMVMVFGEITTKAKVNYEKIVRDTCRGIGFVSADVGLDADRCKVLVNIEEQSPDIAQGVHGHLTKKPEEIGAGDQGHMFGYATDETAELMPLTHVLATKIGARLTEVRKNKTCPWVRPDGKTQVTVEYRNDGGAMVPVRVHTVLISTQHDESVTNEQIAADLKEHVIKPVIPAKYIDDRTIFHLNPSGRFVIGGPHGDAGLTGRKIIIDTYGGWGAHGGGAFSGKDPTKVDRSGAYIARQAAKSVVASGLARRCIVQISYAIGVPEPLSVFVDTYKTGKIADQDILVLIKENFDFRPGMIAINLDLKRGGNLRYQKTAAYGHFGRDDPDFTWEKAKVLKANKA; translated from the coding sequence ATGGCCGATGACTGTGTTTATAATGTGCAGATGGATACGTTTCTGTTCACTTCGGAGTCCGTCAATGAGGGCCACCCCGACAAGCTCTGCGACCAAGTCTCCGACGCCATACTCGATGCCTGCTTGGAACAGGACCCGGAGAGCAAGGTGGCCTGCGAGACCTGCACCAAAACGAACATGGTCATGGTGTTCGGTGAGATCACCACCAAGGCCAAGGTCAACTACGAGAAGATCGTGCGCGATACCTGCCGCGGCATCGGTTTCGTCTCCGCGGACGTCGGCCTCGACGCCGACCGCTGCAAGGTGCTGGTCAACATCGAGGAGCAGAGCCCCGACATCGCCCAGGGCGTGCACGGGCACCTGACGAAGAAGCCGGAGGAGATCGGCGCCGGTGACCAGGGCCACATGTTCGGATACGCCACGGACGAGACCGCGGAGCTGATGCCGCTGACCCACGTCCTGGCCACCAAGATCGGCGCGCGGCTCACGGAGGTGCGCAAGAACAAGACCTGCCCGTGGGTCAGGCCGGACGGGAAGACGCAGGTGACCGTCGAGTACCGGAACGATGGCGGCGCCATGGTGCCCGTCCGGGTGCACACCGTCCTCATCTCCACCCAGCATGACGAGTCGGTCACCAACGAGCAAATCGCCGCCGACCTGAAAGAGCACGTCATCAAACCGGTCATCCCTGCCAAGTACATCGACGACCGGACCATCTTCCACCTGAACCCGTCGGGCCGATTCGTCATAGGCGGGCCTCACGGCGACGCAGGCCTGACAGGAAGAAAGATCATCATCGACACCTACGGCGGGTGGGGCGCGCACGGCGGCGGCGCGTTCTCGGGGAAGGATCCGACCAAGGTGGACCGCAGCGGCGCCTACATCGCGAGGCAGGCCGCCAAGAGCGTGGTGGCTTCTGGGCTGGCCCGGAGGTGCATCGTGCAGATCTCATACGCCATCGGCGTGCCGGAGCCGCTGTCGGTGTTCGTGGACACCTACAAGACAGGGAAGATAGCCGATCAAGATATACTGGTACTGATCAAGGAGAACTTCGACTTCAGGCCGGGGATGATCGCCATCAACCTCGACCTGAAGAGGGGTGGCAACTTGAGGTACCAGAAGACTGCGGCCTATGGGCATTTTGGCCGTGACGATCCTGACTTCACGTGGGAGAAGGCGAAGGTTCTGAAGGCGAACAAGGCCTGA
- the LOC135674632 gene encoding SKP1-interacting partner 15-like, with protein sequence MLDGRMDRDEEEEEMEEEELGPDGTPMPWPTSPILLLPRDALYNVLGRLTLREALACRPVCRVFLDALSSTPFLASLAPLRLLALRHPRAAEASSAPSLYAFDPSLRRWLRLPLAFLPFRSSSPVTASPSPSLLYLWVDAVPSASTVAGAKNHPKSLAVCNPLTGSHRLLPPLGSAWSRHGTVLAGPGGAVLVVTELAALSYAPGTDRWLKFPLSLPSKPRSPILMSGAVFALCDVGTPWRSQWKLFSCHLRDLGGTRGWTSLDRHEWRDMFNILKRPRLLPGAGGRRILMIGGLRSSFAVDGPCSTVMILRLDLATIEWEEAGRMPQEMYRCFGGGVFGPMAAPAAAGGNNKVKVFGGDGRIWFSGKRVRGKLIMWEEDDIGGSGGGLWSWVDGIPGYNEGMYRGFVFDAGFTATP encoded by the coding sequence ATGCTCGATGGTCGCATGGATCGcgacgaagaggaggaagagatggaggaggaggaattGGGGCCGGATGGTACGCCGATGCCGTGGCCGACAAGCCCGATCCTACTCCTCCCTCGGGACGCGCTCTATAACGTCCTCGGTCGCCTTACCCTCCGCGAGGCGCTCGCTTGCCGCCCCGTCTGCCGCGTCTTCCTTGACGCCCTCTCCTCCACTCCCTTCTTGGCGTCCCTAGCCCCGCTCCGCCTCCTCGCCCTCCGCCACCCCCGGGCCGCCGAAGCTTCCTCCGCGCCCTCGCTCTACGCCTTCGATCCCTCCCTCCGTCGTTGGCTCCGGCTCCCCCTCGCCTTTCTCCCGTTCCGATCTTCTTCCCCCGTCACCGCCTCCCCTTCCCCCTCTCTCCTCTACCTGTGGGTCGATGCCGTCCCCTCCGCCTCCACCGTCGCCGGTGCCAAGAACCACCCTAAATCCCTCGCCGTATGCAATCCCCTCACCGGATCCCACCGCCTCCTCCCCCCGCTCGGCTCTGCCTGGTCCCGCCACGGCACCGTCCTCGCCGGCCCTGGCGGCGCCGTCCTTGTCGTCACGGAGCTCGCCGCCCTATCCTACGCCCCAGGCACCGATCGCTGGCTTAAGTTCCCCTTAAGCCTCCCCTCCAAGCCGCGGAGCCCGATCCTGATGTCCGGCGCCGTTTTCGCTCTCTGCGACGTCGGCACCCCCTGGCGGAGCCAGTGGAAGCTCTTCTCCTGCCACCTACGCGACCTCGGCGGCACCCGCGGGTGGACCTCGCTCGATCGGCACGAGTGGCGAGACATGTTTAACATCCTGAAGCGGCCGCGGCTCCTTCCTGGTGCGGGGGGCAGGCGGATTCTGATGATCGGAGGGTTGAGGTCCTCGTTCGCGGTGGACGGTCCATGCTCGACGGTCATGATCCTGAGGCTGGATCTGGCGACGATTGAGTGGGAGGAAGCGGGGAGGATGCCGCAGGAGATGTACAGGTGCTTTGGAGGTGGAGTCTTTGGGCCAATGGCAGCACCAGCGGCAGCTGGGGGCAACAATAAGGTGAAAGTCTTTGGTGGAGATGGGAGGATATGGTTCTCAGGGAAGAGGGTGAGAGGAAAGCTGATAATGTGGGAGGAGGACGACATCGGAGGTAGTGGCGGTGGCCTGTGGAGTTGGGTGGACGGTATTCCAGGTTACAATGAGGGCATGTACAGGGGTTTTGTGTTTGATGCTGGATTCACTGCTACACCTTGA